In the genome of Streptomyces sp. NBC_00190, one region contains:
- a CDS encoding ATP-binding cassette domain-containing protein, giving the protein MDAVSKNYGEVRALSEVTVGLVRGGVTAVIGPPGAGKSTLLACVTGRRAPTSGWVGRHDRIVTPAPSCWERLPAADPARPELLVADDLADAGSLYTVMGLEDEARTVLVTTSAAAVAAAADVVLFLVEGRLADVMCDVTAAQIDARLAQLTASCP; this is encoded by the coding sequence ATGGACGCCGTCTCGAAGAACTACGGTGAGGTGCGGGCCCTGAGCGAGGTGACGGTCGGCCTCGTGCGCGGCGGGGTGACCGCCGTCATCGGCCCCCCGGGGGCGGGCAAGAGCACCCTGCTGGCGTGTGTGACCGGCCGCCGGGCACCGACTTCGGGGTGGGTGGGCCGGCACGACCGGATCGTCACCCCCGCCCCGTCCTGCTGGGAGCGACTGCCGGCCGCTGACCCGGCCCGGCCCGAGCTGCTCGTCGCCGACGACCTGGCGGACGCCGGGAGCCTGTATACGGTGATGGGCCTCGAGGACGAGGCCCGTACGGTGCTCGTCACGACATCGGCGGCGGCCGTGGCGGCCGCCGCCGATGTCGTGCTGTTCCTGGTGGAGGGTCGGCTCGCCGACGTCATGTGCGACGTCACGGCCGCACAGATCGACGCGCGCCTGGCGCAGCTGACCGCGTCGTGCCCCTGA
- a CDS encoding DUF5937 family protein produces the protein MQRVHFSGQDLARTVVKVAERPLVETLFALDLLARQGGGDGYASWRQRTTSRLGRRSWSLMTLARTLRPIPDLLHMAEDSANQEPGTERQNLAGMLEEFHKAALAPYWDRVSATLEADCAARGRTVLAGGIEQLLSTLHPTVRWNGGVLEIPSHRSQDVVPGGAGLLLAPSMFLYDRPVLIPAAGRGRPPVLAYPVAAGSAETVLAAPSAEQSCADALGPLVGRTRAAIMKTLTDSCTTTELGRRMGISAASASQHTSVLRSAGLITTQRRLNTARHSLTPLGAALLDGYHHRDLARVKP, from the coding sequence ATGCAACGCGTGCATTTTTCCGGCCAGGACCTGGCGCGCACGGTCGTCAAGGTCGCCGAGCGGCCGCTCGTCGAAACGCTGTTCGCCCTGGACCTGCTGGCCCGTCAGGGGGGCGGCGACGGCTACGCCTCCTGGCGTCAGCGGACCACGAGCCGGCTGGGCCGGCGCTCCTGGTCCCTGATGACGCTGGCCCGCACCCTGCGGCCGATCCCCGACCTGCTGCACATGGCCGAGGACTCCGCGAACCAGGAGCCCGGGACCGAGCGGCAGAACCTGGCCGGGATGCTGGAGGAGTTCCACAAGGCGGCCCTCGCGCCGTACTGGGACCGGGTCTCGGCCACCCTGGAGGCCGACTGCGCCGCCCGCGGCCGCACGGTCCTGGCGGGCGGCATCGAGCAGTTGCTGTCGACGCTGCACCCCACGGTGCGGTGGAACGGCGGCGTCCTGGAGATCCCCAGCCACCGCTCCCAGGACGTGGTCCCGGGCGGCGCCGGTCTGCTGCTGGCGCCGTCCATGTTCCTGTACGACCGGCCGGTGCTGATACCCGCGGCAGGCCGGGGCCGTCCGCCGGTGCTCGCGTACCCCGTCGCCGCCGGTTCGGCCGAGACCGTGCTGGCCGCGCCGTCGGCCGAGCAGAGCTGCGCCGACGCCCTCGGCCCCCTCGTCGGACGGACCCGGGCGGCCATCATGAAGACCCTGACCGACAGCTGCACCACCACCGAACTCGGCCGCCGCATGGGCATCTCGGCGGCATCCGCCAGCCAGCACACCTCCGTGCTGCGCAGTGCCGGGCTGATCACCACCCAGCGGCGGCTCAACACCGCGCGCCACTCGCTCACCCCGCTCGGCGCCGCCCTGCTGGACGGCTACCACCACCGGGACCTGGCGCGCGTGAAGCCCTGA
- the gntA gene encoding guanitoxin biosynthesis heme-dependent pre-guanitoxin N-hydroxylase GntA — translation MALHGGGGACICTRCTSRQGGTMENPVHRHLADWIMGEDFSCLAAKAAVRRGTLTPVQLGSMGSADATSDLHTAIFEFTKMELSPTENFATLVAVFEEPSALTEPEFDALMWQQLTDLHAVDVEQGFSWAPDVSPDPASPDFAFSLAGHPFFVVGMHANASRISRRYPRPALAFNSNHQFRRLKQSGVYYGLQRRIRQREERLQRSINPNLAEFGEASDARQYSGAATGEQWRCPFHPQDGTASGS, via the coding sequence ATGGCGCTGCATGGGGGAGGAGGTGCATGCATTTGTACACGATGCACATCGCGGCAAGGGGGAACTATGGAAAATCCGGTTCACAGGCATCTGGCGGACTGGATCATGGGCGAGGATTTCTCGTGCCTGGCGGCCAAAGCGGCCGTACGCAGAGGAACCCTGACGCCCGTTCAACTCGGCAGCATGGGCAGTGCGGACGCGACGTCCGACCTGCACACCGCAATTTTCGAATTCACGAAAATGGAATTGTCGCCGACCGAGAACTTCGCGACACTCGTCGCGGTATTCGAGGAGCCGTCGGCTCTCACCGAGCCGGAATTCGACGCGCTGATGTGGCAGCAGCTCACCGATCTGCACGCCGTGGACGTGGAGCAGGGGTTCTCCTGGGCGCCGGACGTCTCCCCGGACCCGGCATCGCCGGACTTCGCGTTCAGCCTGGCCGGCCACCCGTTCTTCGTGGTGGGCATGCACGCGAACGCGTCCCGGATCTCCCGGCGGTACCCGCGCCCCGCCCTCGCCTTCAACTCCAACCACCAGTTCCGGCGGCTGAAGCAGTCCGGCGTCTACTACGGCCTCCAGCGCCGTATCCGGCAGCGCGAGGAACGCCTGCAGCGGTCGATCAACCCCAACCTCGCCGAGTTCGGTGAGGCTTCGGATGCCCGCCAGTACTCCGGAGCCGCCACCGGCGAACAGTGGCGCTGCCCCTTCCATCCCCAGGACGGCACGGCCTCCGGCTCCTGA
- a CDS encoding anthranilate synthase component I family protein, with protein MPAPTEAATGTALADDPATVPDRAATAALARTHDVVPVRQEFLTDTLTPVAAFALLCGSDEPGFLLESVPVSGGVARYSYVGHRPVPLALPDGDPLAALQGRLAASEAPVPGLPPFHGGVVGYLGYESVRHFEELPLAAGPGPGLPESAFLIADDLVVFDHATQRVLLITLHRPAAERYEEAVARIDAMARRLRTAVPAGRISGRPLLPSVPVADPTAGWTANLTEGEFRDRVRRAQAHIAAGDAFQIVLSQRLSKPLEAEPLDLYRHLRSTNPSPYMYHLSLGGGRHVIGASPELLVKSEGRRVRTRPLAGTRPRHPDPVIDLALERELLADEKERAEHVMLVDLGRNDLGRVTEIGSVTVDEVMRVERFSHVMHLSSTVSGRLAPGRTPLDALRAAFPAGTLSGAPKIRAMEIIAELEPQRRGVYGGALGFAGHDGQADFAIALRTMVVADGQVHVQAGAGIVADSDPGAEYQETLHKAGAMITAVRRAEAHA; from the coding sequence GTGCCGGCTCCCACCGAAGCCGCCACCGGGACGGCCCTCGCGGACGACCCCGCGACCGTGCCCGACCGGGCCGCCACCGCCGCCCTGGCCCGCACCCACGACGTGGTCCCCGTCCGGCAGGAGTTCCTGACCGACACCCTCACGCCGGTCGCCGCCTTCGCGCTGCTCTGCGGGTCCGACGAGCCCGGCTTCCTGCTGGAGAGCGTGCCCGTCTCCGGCGGCGTCGCCCGCTACTCGTACGTCGGCCACCGCCCCGTACCGCTCGCGCTGCCCGACGGCGACCCGCTGGCCGCCCTCCAGGGCCGGCTCGCGGCGTCCGAGGCGCCCGTGCCCGGACTCCCGCCCTTCCACGGCGGGGTCGTCGGCTACCTCGGGTACGAATCCGTACGCCACTTCGAGGAACTGCCGCTCGCCGCGGGCCCGGGACCCGGGCTGCCGGAATCCGCCTTCCTGATCGCCGACGACCTGGTCGTCTTCGACCACGCCACCCAGCGCGTCCTGCTCATCACCCTGCACCGCCCGGCCGCCGAGAGGTACGAGGAGGCGGTCGCCCGGATCGACGCCATGGCCCGGCGGCTGCGCACGGCCGTCCCCGCCGGCCGGATCTCCGGCCGCCCGCTGCTGCCCTCCGTCCCGGTCGCCGACCCCACGGCGGGCTGGACCGCCAACCTCACCGAGGGCGAGTTCCGCGACCGGGTGCGGCGGGCCCAGGCCCACATCGCGGCCGGGGACGCCTTCCAGATCGTGCTCTCGCAGCGCCTGAGCAAGCCGCTGGAGGCCGAACCCCTCGACCTCTACCGGCACCTGCGGTCCACCAACCCCTCGCCGTACATGTACCACCTGAGCCTGGGCGGGGGCCGGCACGTCATCGGGGCCTCGCCCGAACTGCTCGTCAAGAGCGAGGGCCGCCGGGTACGCACCCGCCCGCTGGCCGGCACCCGGCCCCGCCACCCCGACCCGGTGATCGACCTCGCGCTGGAGCGCGAACTCCTCGCCGACGAGAAGGAACGCGCCGAGCACGTCATGCTCGTCGACCTCGGCCGCAACGACCTCGGCCGGGTCACCGAGATCGGCAGCGTCACCGTCGACGAGGTCATGCGCGTCGAGCGGTTCTCCCACGTGATGCACCTGTCGTCCACCGTCTCCGGCCGGCTGGCGCCCGGCCGCACCCCGCTGGACGCCCTGCGCGCCGCGTTCCCCGCCGGAACCCTCTCCGGCGCGCCCAAGATCAGGGCGATGGAGATCATCGCCGAGCTGGAGCCGCAGCGCCGCGGCGTCTACGGCGGCGCGCTCGGCTTCGCCGGCCACGACGGCCAGGCCGACTTCGCCATCGCGCTGCGCACCATGGTCGTCGCCGACGGCCAGGTCCACGTACAGGCCGGAGCGGGCATCGTCGCCGACTCCGACCCTGGCGCCGAGTACCAGGAGACCCTGCACAAGGCGGGCGCCATGATCACCGCCGTACGACGGGCGGAGGCCCACGCGTGA